ACCACGGCACCAGTAATCAACAGGGGGAGCCAAAACCGTGCTTGAAGCGGTCGACCTCAGCAAATCCTATGGTGAGCATGCGGCCCTGAGCGGGCTCAATCTGCGAGTCAACGGCGGAGAAATTTACTGCCTGCTCGGCGCCAACGGCGCGGGCAAGACCACCACCATCAATCTGTTCCTGAATTTCGTAACGCCGACCGCTGGCATCGCCCGCGTGAACGGCGTCGACGTCGTACACAATCCGCTGGAAACGAAGCGCTATCTCGCCTACATACCCGAGCAGGTGCTGCTCTACGGTAACCTCACGGGAATCGAGAACCTGGAGTACTTCGCCCGGCTCGGCGGCCACGACGAGTACACTGCCAGCGATTATCACGGTTTCCTCGATCGCGTCGGACTGCAGCGCGACGCCGCCACGCGGCGCGTGCGCACCTACTCCAAGGGCATGCGACAGAAGATCGGCGTGGCCATTGCGCTTGCCAAGCAGGCGAAGGCACTGCTCCTCGATGAACCCACCTCCGGCCTCGATCCGAAGGCGAGCAACGAATTCTCGGCGCTGCTGGAACAGATGAAGGCCGAAGGTGCCGCCATCCTGATGGCCACCCACGACCTGTTTCGCGCCAAGGAGACCGGGACGCGCATCGGCATCATGAAAGGCGGCCGGCTGGTGCAGGAACTGTCGACCGACGAGGTGTCGCACGCCGACGTCGAGCGCATTTATCTCGAGCACATGCACTGAGAACGGCACGAGGTCGCCATGGTCATCACCATCGCCCGCAAGGAATTTGCCGAGATCATGCGCGACGGCCGCTTCAGATGGACCGCTGCGCTGATGGTATTGCTGCTCCTCACCTCCATTCTCGCCGGCTGGCAGCGCTTCGCTGCCTACACCGCCGTGCAGTCGACCGCGCAGGGCGAGAGCAACAGCCAGTGGCTGAAGCAGGGCGACAAGAACCCGCACAGCGCGGCTCACTACGGCAACTACGCGTTCAAGCCGCTCGGTCCCCTGGCGTTTTTCGACAGCGGCATCACCAGTTACGCGGGCACCACGGTTTTCATGGAGGCGCACAAGCAGAATTTCGCCATCGGCAGGCCCGCCTCCGACACCAGCGCGGTAGCACGCTTCGGCGAACTCAATGGCGCCATGATCCTGCAGGTGCTCCTGCCGCTGCTGATCATTTTCCTGGGGTTTACCGCCTTTGCCGGCGAACGTGAGGACGGCACCTTGCGCCAGGTCCTGAGCATGGGCGTCAGCCGCACCAGCCTGCTGTGGGGCAAGGCAACGGGGCTGGCCGCGGCGGTGCTGCTGGTCGTGGTGCCCTGCCTGGTCGCCGGGGGAATCTTTCTCGCCGCAACCGGATTGCAGACAGTCGGCGGCGGAGTGACACTGCGGGTTGCATTGCTGGCGGTCGCTTACCTGCTCTACGCCGGCATATTCCTGTTCCTGACCCTGGCGGTATCCGCGTGGGCACGCACCGCGCGCACAGCGCTCATGATCATGGTGGGTTTCTGGGCGTTCACCGCGTTCATCATGCCGAAGGCCGCAACAGAGATCTCCAGGGTCGAGTACCCGGTGCCTGCGTTTGGCACGTTCATGGCGGAGATGAAAGCGCACCAGACGCGCGGCATCGACGGCGTGTCGCCCTACGCCAAACTCGGTCGTTACCAGGCCGAACTGTTCCGCAAGTACCAGGTCTCGCGGGTGGAAGATCTGCCGGTCTACTGGACTGCATTGCGAATGCAGAAACTGGAGGAGATCGACCAGCCGGTTTTCGACCTGCACTACGGCCAGGTCCGCGATCTCTACCTGGCGCAGCAACGGCTGCAGGACCGGCTTGGCATCCTCGCGCCGACCCTGCCGCTGCGATCGGTGTCGATGGGCCTGGCCGGCACCAGCCTCATCGAGCACAACAAGTTCACGACGGATGCCGAGGACTTCCGCCACAACATGGTCTTCAAGATGAACGACTACCTGTCGAAGGCCGCGGTCGACCTCAACGGCGTCAATGACGCAACCAACTACATGGTCGCCAATGAAGAGGTCTTCGCGATCGTGCCGCCCTACCGCTACGAGCCGCCCGCCCTCGCGGCCACGATGGCCGTCCAGGCCGGCAATTTCGGCATCCTCGGCGCTTGGCTGATCGCGGCCGTTGCACTGGCCTGGCAGGCGACACGGCGAATGAGCATGGAGCGAAGCTGATGCAACGGCTGATCATTTCTCACGAAACCCGCATGATCGCTCGGGGTGGTGCATGGTGGACCATCCTCGCCCTGCTCGTCGTCACGCTGGGCTTTGCGGCCTGGACCGGCGCGCGCAGCGTGGAGCGGCAGCTGAAGGGTGCTGCGGATGCCGCGGCTTACGAGGACGGCGCGCGTGCACGGATGCGTGCGGATACCGAGGCCTATGCGGCGAAGGTCGCGGCGACGGGTGGCACTTACGAGTTTGCCATGGTCCGCCACGGCCCGGGCCAGGGGCCGCCGCAGGGCACCAACGCGGGCGCCGTCGGCGCGGAAACTGCGGTCTTCGCGGCGCTGCCACCGACGGGACTCGCGGCCTTCGCGATCGGCCAGAGCGACGTGCAGCTCAACTACCTGCCAGTCAGCATGGGCACGACGCTCGACACCATGAAGAAGCTCGAGGTCGAGAATCCGCTGAACCTGCAGACGGGGCCGCTCGACATCGCGTTCGTGGTGATCTTCCTGCTGCCCATCTTCATCCTCGCCATGACCTATGACCTGCTTTCCAGCGAGAAGGAGCGCGGCACGCTCGCCATGATCATGGCCCATCCGATCTCGCTGCGGGAGTTGCTCGCCTCGAAGGTCGCGGCGCGAGCGATGATACTGCTCGGCGTCGTGACGGTTTTCGGGCTGCTTGCACTACTCGGCGCCGGCACCGGACTCGACCACCCGGAAACCTGGCTGCGGTTCGCCGGATGGCTCGCCGTAACAGTGCTCTACAGCATCTTCTGGTTCGCGCTGGCCGTGCTGGTGAATGTCTACGGACGCAGTTCGGCGACGAACGGTACCGTGCTTGCCGGCGCCTGGCTCGTGCTCGTCGTCGTCATTCCGACCCTGGTGAGTCTTCTCGCGACGACCATCTACCCGGCACCCTCCCGCATGGATCTGATCGTCGCCGCGCGCGAGGCACAGACGGCGAACGAGAAATCGATGCAGCAGACCCTCGAACGGTTCTACTCCGAACACATGGACTATGTGCCGGTCGGCGATCAGCGGGCGATGGATTTTCTTACGCTCTCCCAGGCCAATGCGGCCAGCATCGAAAAAGCCCTGCTGCCGCTCTATGAGCGCTTTCGCGAGCAGACCGCGCGACAGGAGGAACTGGTACAGCGGTTCCAGTTCGCGTCACCGGCCATCATGACGCAGCTTGCGCTGAACGAGATCTCCGGCACCAGCACCGGCCGCTACCAGGATTTCCTCGAGCAGGTCTCGCGTTTTCGGGTGGAGTGGAATGCGTATTTTGCGGAGCGCTTCCTGAAGCGCGAACCGCTGCGGCCCGGCGATTACGACACGTTCCCGCAGTTCCGGTATCAGCCCGAGAGCGCACGGGCAGCCTGGCTGCGGGTGCTGCCCTCCGTGCTCGGCCTGTTGCTGGCCGCGCTC
This genomic interval from Gammaproteobacteria bacterium contains the following:
- a CDS encoding DUF3526 domain-containing protein — protein: MQRLIISHETRMIARGGAWWTILALLVVTLGFAAWTGARSVERQLKGAADAAAYEDGARARMRADTEAYAAKVAATGGTYEFAMVRHGPGQGPPQGTNAGAVGAETAVFAALPPTGLAAFAIGQSDVQLNYLPVSMGTTLDTMKKLEVENPLNLQTGPLDIAFVVIFLLPIFILAMTYDLLSSEKERGTLAMIMAHPISLRELLASKVAARAMILLGVVTVFGLLALLGAGTGLDHPETWLRFAGWLAVTVLYSIFWFALAVLVNVYGRSSATNGTVLAGAWLVLVVVIPTLVSLLATTIYPAPSRMDLIVAAREAQTANEKSMQQTLERFYSEHMDYVPVGDQRAMDFLTLSQANAASIEKALLPLYERFREQTARQEELVQRFQFASPAIMTQLALNEISGTSTGRYQDFLEQVSRFRVEWNAYFAERFLKREPLRPGDYDTFPQFRYQPESARAAWLRVLPSVLGLLLAALALFSLPMLALRRFQVAAR
- a CDS encoding ABC transporter permease subunit; amino-acid sequence: MVITIARKEFAEIMRDGRFRWTAALMVLLLLTSILAGWQRFAAYTAVQSTAQGESNSQWLKQGDKNPHSAAHYGNYAFKPLGPLAFFDSGITSYAGTTVFMEAHKQNFAIGRPASDTSAVARFGELNGAMILQVLLPLLIIFLGFTAFAGEREDGTLRQVLSMGVSRTSLLWGKATGLAAAVLLVVVPCLVAGGIFLAATGLQTVGGGVTLRVALLAVAYLLYAGIFLFLTLAVSAWARTARTALMIMVGFWAFTAFIMPKAATEISRVEYPVPAFGTFMAEMKAHQTRGIDGVSPYAKLGRYQAELFRKYQVSRVEDLPVYWTALRMQKLEEIDQPVFDLHYGQVRDLYLAQQRLQDRLGILAPTLPLRSVSMGLAGTSLIEHNKFTTDAEDFRHNMVFKMNDYLSKAAVDLNGVNDATNYMVANEEVFAIVPPYRYEPPALAATMAVQAGNFGILGAWLIAAVALAWQATRRMSMERS
- a CDS encoding ABC transporter ATP-binding protein, which encodes MLEAVDLSKSYGEHAALSGLNLRVNGGEIYCLLGANGAGKTTTINLFLNFVTPTAGIARVNGVDVVHNPLETKRYLAYIPEQVLLYGNLTGIENLEYFARLGGHDEYTASDYHGFLDRVGLQRDAATRRVRTYSKGMRQKIGVAIALAKQAKALLLDEPTSGLDPKASNEFSALLEQMKAEGAAILMATHDLFRAKETGTRIGIMKGGRLVQELSTDEVSHADVERIYLEHMH